The following are encoded in a window of Mycolicibacterium tusciae JS617 genomic DNA:
- the rpsS gene encoding 30S ribosomal protein S19: MPRSLKKGPFVDDHLLKKVDVQNEKNTKQVIKTWSRRSTIIPDFIGHTFAVHDGRKHVPVFVTESMVGHKLGEFAPTRTFKGHIKDDRKAKRR, translated from the coding sequence ATGCCACGCAGCCTCAAGAAGGGTCCGTTCGTCGACGACCATCTGCTCAAGAAGGTCGACGTACAGAACGAGAAGAACACCAAGCAGGTCATCAAGACCTGGTCGCGTCGATCGACGATCATCCCCGACTTCATCGGGCATACCTTCGCGGTGCATGACGGCCGCAAGCATGTCCCGGTGTTCGTCACCGAGTCGATGGTCGGGCACAAGCTCGGCGAGTTCGCACCGACCCGCACGTTCAAGGGTCATATCAAGGACGACCGGAAGGCCAAACGCCGATGA
- the rpmC gene encoding 50S ribosomal protein L29 has product MAVGVTPGELRELTDDELKEKLRESKEELFNLRFQMATGQLANNRRLRTVRQEIARVYTVLRERELGLASGPAGEEA; this is encoded by the coding sequence ATGGCTGTGGGAGTGACGCCGGGCGAGCTGCGCGAACTGACCGACGACGAGTTGAAAGAAAAGCTGCGCGAGTCGAAGGAAGAGCTGTTCAACCTGCGCTTCCAGATGGCGACCGGACAGCTGGCCAACAACCGTCGGCTTCGCACGGTGCGCCAGGAAATTGCACGCGTGTACACCGTGCTGCGTGAACGTGAATTGGGTCTGGCATCCGGGCCCGCAGGTGAGGAAGCGTAA
- a CDS encoding nuclear transport factor 2 family protein: MPTPDAKTFSQKWVDAWNAHDIEAVLEHFRDDVVFTSPVAARVLPETGGVVAGKDALRHYWATALKSLPDLHFEIVGSYRGESTLVINYRNQLGGLVNEVLIFDDDGMVREGHGTYLE, translated from the coding sequence ATGCCGACTCCCGACGCGAAGACGTTCTCCCAGAAGTGGGTTGACGCATGGAACGCCCATGACATCGAGGCGGTGCTCGAGCACTTCCGCGACGACGTGGTGTTCACCTCACCCGTCGCCGCGCGTGTCCTGCCGGAGACCGGGGGAGTGGTCGCGGGCAAGGATGCGCTACGGCACTACTGGGCGACGGCCTTGAAATCGTTGCCGGACCTGCACTTCGAGATCGTCGGGTCTTACCGCGGCGAGTCCACGCTGGTGATCAACTACCGCAACCAGCTCGGCGGCCTGGTCAACGAGGTGCTGATCTTCGACGACGACGGCATGGTGCGCGAAGGTCACGGCACGTATCTGGAGTGA
- a CDS encoding carboxylesterase/lipase family protein has protein sequence MPVARFRRPGSAVAAALMAVALLAGCGRGESATVDVPDDPGVVQTQSGSLRGMVSADHRLFAGIPYAAPPVGALRFQPPVPVPGWAGFRDATGPGPRCIQDVDNDVDKRETSEDCLTLNVWTPPPSGEPRPVLVWIHGGGFVNGSGDIYNARRLTGRGDVVVVTINYRLGALGFLAHPALGPAGDVGNYGLADQQAALRWVQDNIAGFGGDPDKVTIAGESAGGMSVCDHLVAPGSEGLFSAAIIQSGPCEAQYDLPAAEQTSERYAAEAGCGDPATAAACLRALPPEKLQRPVLFDRIGTEQLSGPVTGTTTLPVDPLTGAAQGRAAKVPVLIGTTADEFNLFTALQFVRGRAIDAAHYPELLDQAFGHNAAAVAQQYPPDRFGGSVPLAYSAATTDGLFACVADRLTDSLSTAEPVYSYVFADAGAPAPEPLRAAPFPVGAGHSLELRYLFDMGGAPPLSPDQQRLSDEMIDHWSQFVATGAPGSGWPAYDEGKAGERMSLQPDGNRVSTDFDQAHRCPFWAGLTD, from the coding sequence ATGCCAGTTGCAAGATTTCGCCGTCCGGGCTCTGCCGTCGCCGCGGCGCTGATGGCGGTGGCGCTGCTCGCGGGGTGTGGGCGCGGTGAATCCGCGACCGTCGATGTGCCCGACGATCCCGGGGTCGTGCAGACCCAATCGGGCTCGCTGCGCGGGATGGTCTCAGCAGATCACCGTCTATTCGCCGGGATCCCTTATGCTGCACCGCCGGTGGGAGCGCTGCGGTTTCAGCCGCCGGTTCCGGTGCCCGGGTGGGCCGGGTTTCGCGATGCCACCGGTCCCGGCCCACGATGCATCCAGGACGTCGACAACGACGTCGACAAACGCGAAACCAGCGAGGATTGCCTGACGCTCAATGTGTGGACGCCACCGCCGTCGGGTGAACCGCGGCCCGTTCTGGTGTGGATTCACGGCGGCGGGTTCGTCAACGGAAGCGGTGACATCTACAACGCCCGCAGGCTGACCGGCCGCGGTGACGTCGTCGTCGTGACGATCAATTACCGGCTGGGGGCGTTGGGTTTTCTCGCGCATCCGGCGCTCGGCCCGGCGGGCGATGTCGGTAATTACGGCCTGGCCGACCAGCAGGCCGCACTGCGATGGGTGCAAGACAACATTGCCGGCTTCGGAGGTGATCCGGACAAGGTCACGATCGCGGGGGAGTCGGCAGGCGGGATGTCGGTCTGCGACCATCTCGTCGCCCCCGGTTCGGAGGGATTGTTCAGCGCGGCGATCATCCAGAGCGGTCCCTGCGAGGCGCAATATGACCTGCCGGCCGCAGAGCAGACCAGTGAGCGCTATGCAGCCGAGGCGGGCTGCGGCGATCCCGCGACGGCGGCGGCCTGTCTGCGCGCGCTGCCGCCGGAGAAGCTGCAGCGGCCGGTGTTGTTCGACCGCATCGGCACCGAACAGCTGAGTGGGCCGGTGACGGGAACGACGACGCTTCCTGTCGATCCGTTGACGGGCGCGGCACAGGGACGGGCGGCCAAGGTGCCGGTGCTGATCGGCACGACGGCCGACGAGTTCAACCTCTTCACCGCGCTGCAATTCGTTCGTGGGCGTGCCATCGATGCAGCCCACTATCCGGAACTGCTCGATCAGGCGTTCGGCCACAACGCCGCGGCGGTCGCGCAACAGTATCCGCCGGATCGCTTCGGTGGCAGTGTGCCGCTGGCATATTCGGCGGCGACGACCGACGGACTGTTCGCATGCGTGGCCGACCGGCTTACGGATTCGCTGTCCACCGCCGAGCCGGTGTACTCCTATGTGTTCGCCGACGCCGGTGCGCCTGCGCCGGAGCCGTTGCGCGCGGCGCCGTTCCCCGTCGGCGCGGGCCATTCGCTGGAGCTGCGGTACCTGTTCGACATGGGCGGAGCACCCCCGCTGAGCCCTGACCAGCAGCGGCTGTCGGACGAGATGATCGATCACTGGAGTCAGTTCGTCGCGACGGGCGCACCCGGTTCGGGGTGGCCGGCCTACGACGAGGGTAAAGCGGGTGAGCGAATGTCGTTGCAGCCGGACGGCAATCGCGTATCCACCGATTTCGACCAAGCGCACCGGTGCCCGTTCTGGGCGGGACTGACGGACTGA
- the rplV gene encoding 50S ribosomal protein L22 yields the protein MTSVETYPSATAVARFVRISPTKARRVIDLVRGKSVTEALDILRWAPQDASEPVAKVIASAAANAQNNEGLDPSTLVVATVYADGGPTAKRIRPRAQGRAFRIRKRTSHITVIVESRPSREGGRGGPSASSASAARSRRAQGSKAAAAKKTPATETVTVETAPAKKAAPKKAPAKEAAAKQTTEASDEAKEGSE from the coding sequence ATGACTTCCGTTGAAACATATCCGTCCGCCACCGCGGTGGCGCGCTTCGTGCGCATCTCGCCGACGAAGGCGCGCCGGGTCATCGACCTGGTGCGTGGCAAGTCGGTGACCGAGGCGCTCGATATCCTGCGGTGGGCGCCGCAGGATGCCAGTGAGCCGGTCGCCAAGGTGATCGCCAGTGCCGCGGCCAATGCGCAGAACAACGAGGGACTGGATCCGTCCACCCTCGTGGTCGCCACCGTCTACGCCGATGGGGGCCCGACGGCCAAGCGCATCCGGCCGCGTGCCCAGGGCCGCGCGTTCCGGATTCGCAAGCGCACCAGCCACATCACCGTGATTGTCGAGAGCAGGCCCAGCCGTGAGGGTGGGCGTGGTGGCCCATCTGCTTCGTCGGCCAGCGCAGCGCGCTCGCGTCGCGCGCAGGGCAGCAAGGCCGCTGCGGCGAAGAAGACACCGGCAACCGAGACAGTGACGGTGGAAACGGCACCCGCCAAGAAGGCCGCCCCGAAGAAGGCTCCGGCCAAAGAGGCCGCCGCGAAACAGACCACAGAAGCTTCTGACGAAGCGAAGGAGGGCTCGGAGTAG
- the rplD gene encoding 50S ribosomal protein L4: MADKTLKIDVHTPAGKKDGSVELPAALFDAEANIALMHQVVEAQLAAKRQGTHSTKTRGEVRGGGKKPYRQKGTGRARQGSTRAPQFTGGGVVHGPQPRDYSQRTPKKMIAAALRGALSDRARNGRIHAVTELVEGQAPSTKNAKTFLASLLAENTAENSKVLIVIGRTDETGAKSVRNLPGVHVLSPDQLNTYDVLKADDVVFSVEALDAYISAHTNKDEEVSA, translated from the coding sequence ATGGCCGACAAAACTTTGAAGATCGACGTTCATACCCCCGCGGGTAAGAAGGACGGCTCCGTGGAGCTGCCCGCCGCACTGTTCGACGCCGAGGCAAACATCGCATTGATGCATCAGGTCGTCGAGGCGCAGTTGGCGGCCAAGCGTCAGGGCACGCACTCGACCAAGACCCGTGGCGAGGTGCGCGGCGGCGGCAAGAAGCCGTACCGGCAGAAGGGCACCGGCCGCGCGCGTCAGGGTTCGACGCGTGCACCGCAGTTCACCGGCGGTGGCGTCGTGCACGGCCCGCAGCCGCGTGACTACAGCCAGCGCACCCCGAAGAAGATGATCGCCGCCGCGCTGCGCGGGGCGCTTTCGGACCGGGCGCGCAACGGCCGTATCCACGCGGTCACCGAGCTCGTCGAGGGTCAGGCTCCGTCGACCAAGAACGCCAAGACGTTCCTGGCCTCGCTTCTCGCCGAGAACACGGCTGAAAACAGCAAGGTGCTCATCGTGATCGGCCGCACCGACGAGACAGGCGCCAAGAGTGTTCGCAATCTGCCCGGCGTGCATGTGCTTTCGCCGGACCAGTTGAACACCTACGACGTGCTGAAGGCCGACGACGTGGTGTTCAGCGTCGAGGCGCTGGATGCCTACATCTCAGCTCACACGAATAAGGACGAGGAGGTGTCGGCCTGA
- the rpsJ gene encoding 30S ribosomal protein S10, whose protein sequence is MAGQKIRIRLKAYDHEAIDASARKIVETVTRTGASVVGPVPLPTEKNVYCVIRSPHKYKDSREHFEMRTHKRLIDILDPTPKTVDALMRIDLPASVDVNIQ, encoded by the coding sequence GTGGCGGGACAGAAGATCCGCATCAGGCTCAAGGCCTACGACCATGAGGCGATCGACGCCTCGGCGCGCAAGATCGTCGAGACGGTCACCCGCACGGGCGCCAGCGTGGTCGGGCCGGTGCCGCTGCCGACCGAGAAGAACGTGTATTGCGTCATTCGGTCCCCGCATAAGTACAAGGACTCGCGGGAGCACTTCGAGATGCGTACTCACAAGCGGCTGATCGACATCCTCGACCCAACGCCGAAGACCGTTGACGCCCTGATGCGCATCGATCTGCCGGCCAGCGTCGACGTCAACATCCAATAG
- a CDS encoding cytochrome P450, whose translation MSTPTMDDAAKVFTDPTAYADDARLHAALTHLRANNPVAWVDREPYRPFWAITKHADIMAIERANNLFLSEPRPLLVTAEADDFGKQQLEAGTGLRTLIHMDDPHHRKVRAIGADWFRPKAMRDLKVNVDALAKRYVDRMRDIGPECDFVTEIAVNFPLYVIMSLLGLPEEDFPRMHQLTQELFGGDDDEYNQRGQTPEEQLAILVDFFTYFAQLTASRRENPTDDLASAIANGRIDGEPLSEVDTASYYVIVASAGHDTTKDAISGGLLALIENPGEMERLRTDPGLMGTAVEEMIRWTTPVKEFMRTAAEDTVVRGVPIAKGESVYLAYVSGNRDEEVFNEPFRFDVARDPNKHVAFGYGVDFCLGAALARMEMNSLFSELIPRLESIELAGEPELAATTFVGGLKHLPIRYSLR comes from the coding sequence ATGAGCACGCCGACGATGGATGACGCCGCCAAAGTCTTCACCGATCCGACGGCGTACGCCGACGATGCTCGGCTGCACGCGGCGCTGACCCATCTGCGGGCAAACAACCCGGTGGCGTGGGTCGACCGGGAGCCGTACCGGCCGTTCTGGGCGATCACCAAACACGCCGACATCATGGCGATCGAGCGGGCCAACAATCTGTTCCTTTCCGAGCCACGACCGCTGCTGGTCACCGCCGAAGCTGACGACTTCGGCAAGCAGCAGCTCGAGGCTGGCACCGGATTGCGGACTCTGATCCACATGGACGATCCGCATCACCGCAAGGTGCGCGCCATCGGCGCAGACTGGTTCCGCCCCAAGGCGATGCGTGACTTGAAGGTCAACGTCGACGCGTTGGCCAAGCGCTACGTCGACCGGATGCGTGACATCGGTCCGGAATGCGACTTCGTCACAGAAATCGCCGTCAACTTCCCGCTCTACGTGATCATGTCGCTGCTCGGCCTGCCCGAAGAGGACTTCCCGCGGATGCACCAGCTCACCCAGGAGCTGTTCGGCGGCGACGACGACGAGTACAACCAGCGCGGCCAGACACCGGAAGAGCAGCTGGCGATCCTCGTCGACTTCTTCACCTACTTCGCGCAGCTGACCGCATCGCGTCGCGAGAATCCGACCGACGATTTGGCATCGGCGATCGCCAACGGCCGCATCGACGGTGAGCCGCTGTCCGAGGTCGACACCGCGTCCTACTACGTGATCGTCGCCAGCGCAGGCCACGACACCACGAAGGACGCCATCTCCGGCGGGCTGCTCGCACTGATCGAAAACCCCGGCGAGATGGAGCGACTGCGCACGGATCCCGGGCTGATGGGCACCGCGGTCGAGGAGATGATTCGGTGGACGACGCCGGTCAAGGAGTTCATGCGCACCGCTGCCGAGGACACCGTCGTTCGCGGCGTGCCGATCGCCAAGGGCGAATCCGTCTACCTGGCTTATGTTTCCGGCAACCGTGACGAAGAAGTCTTCAACGAGCCGTTCCGGTTCGACGTCGCCCGCGATCCCAACAAACACGTGGCCTTCGGGTACGGCGTGGATTTCTGCCTGGGGGCCGCGTTGGCGCGGATGGAGATGAACAGCCTGTTCTCCGAATTGATTCCGCGGTTGGAGTCGATCGAACTCGCCGGCGAGCCGGAGTTGGCGGCGACGACGTTCGTCGGCGGGCTCAAGCACCTGCCGATCCGGTACTCGCTGCGCTGA
- the rpsC gene encoding 30S ribosomal protein S3 has protein sequence MGQKINPHGFRLGITTDWKSRWYADKQYKEYVKEDVAIRRLLATGLERAGIADVEIERTRDRVRVDIHTARPGIVIGRRGTEADRIRADLEKLTGKQVQLNILEVKNPESQAQLVAQGVAEQLSNRVAFRRAMRKAIQSAMRQPNVKGIRVQCSGRLGGAEMSRSEFYREGRVPLHTLRADIDYGLYEAKTTFGRIGVKVWIYKGDIVGGKRELTAAVPAGADRPRRERPSGTRPRRSGASGTTATSTEAGRAATEEAPAAPAVAEATTGTEAAAGQASPTQTTEAPSSEES, from the coding sequence GTGGGCCAGAAAATCAATCCCCACGGCTTCCGCCTCGGTATCACCACCGACTGGAAGTCCCGGTGGTATGCCGACAAGCAGTACAAGGAATACGTCAAGGAAGACGTGGCGATCCGTCGTCTGCTTGCCACCGGTCTGGAGCGCGCCGGCATCGCCGACGTGGAGATCGAGCGCACCCGCGACCGGGTCCGCGTCGACATCCACACCGCGCGTCCTGGCATCGTCATCGGCCGCCGCGGCACCGAAGCCGACCGAATCCGGGCCGACCTGGAGAAGCTGACCGGTAAGCAGGTTCAGCTGAACATCCTCGAGGTCAAGAACCCTGAGTCGCAGGCTCAGTTGGTGGCCCAGGGCGTCGCCGAGCAGTTGAGCAACCGTGTCGCGTTCCGGCGCGCCATGCGCAAGGCCATTCAGTCCGCGATGCGCCAGCCCAACGTCAAGGGAATCCGGGTGCAGTGCTCGGGCCGCCTCGGTGGCGCCGAGATGAGCCGCTCGGAGTTCTACCGCGAGGGTCGGGTGCCGCTGCACACGCTGCGCGCCGATATCGACTACGGACTGTACGAAGCCAAGACGACATTCGGCCGTATCGGCGTGAAGGTCTGGATCTACAAGGGCGACATCGTCGGTGGCAAGCGTGAGCTGACCGCCGCCGTTCCTGCAGGCGCGGACCGTCCGCGTCGCGAGCGTCCGTCGGGCACCCGTCCGCGCCGCAGCGGCGCGTCGGGCACCACCGCGACGAGCACCGAAGCAGGTCGTGCTGCCACAGAAGAGGCACCGGCAGCGCCTGCGGTCGCCGAGGCCACGACAGGCACCGAGGCCGCTGCGGGCCAAGCGTCTCCCACTCAGACCACTGAAGCTCCATCTTCTGAGGAGAGCTAA
- the rplB gene encoding 50S ribosomal protein L2: protein MGIRKYKPTTPGRRGASVSDFAEITRDHPEKSLVRPLHGKGGRNAHGRITTRHKGGGHKRAYRVIDFRRNDKDGVNAKVAHIEYDPNRTANIALLHFLDGEKRYIIAPQGLSQGDIVESGANADIKPGNNLPLRNIPAGTLIHAVELRPGGGAKMARSAGASIQLLGKEGAYASLRMPSGEIRRVDVRCRATVGEVGNAEQANINWGKAGRMRWKGKRPTVRGVVMNPVDHPHGGGEGKTSGGRHPVSPWGKPEGRTRKSNKPSDKLIVRRRRTGKKHR from the coding sequence ATGGGAATTCGCAAGTACAAGCCGACGACCCCGGGTCGTCGCGGTGCCAGCGTCTCCGATTTCGCCGAGATCACTCGCGACCATCCGGAGAAGTCGCTGGTTCGCCCGCTGCACGGCAAGGGCGGCCGCAACGCGCACGGTCGGATCACCACGCGTCACAAGGGCGGCGGGCACAAGCGCGCCTACCGCGTGATCGACTTCCGTCGCAACGACAAGGACGGCGTCAACGCCAAGGTGGCGCATATCGAATACGACCCGAACCGCACCGCGAACATCGCACTGCTGCACTTCCTTGACGGCGAGAAGCGCTACATCATTGCGCCGCAGGGACTCTCGCAGGGCGACATCGTGGAGTCCGGCGCCAACGCCGACATCAAGCCTGGCAACAACCTGCCGCTGCGCAACATCCCGGCGGGCACGCTCATCCATGCGGTGGAGCTGCGGCCCGGCGGCGGTGCCAAGATGGCGCGTTCGGCCGGCGCGAGCATTCAGCTGCTGGGTAAGGAAGGCGCGTACGCCTCGCTGCGTATGCCGTCCGGTGAGATCCGTCGCGTCGACGTGCGCTGCCGCGCCACCGTCGGCGAGGTCGGCAATGCCGAGCAGGCGAACATCAACTGGGGTAAGGCCGGCCGTATGCGGTGGAAGGGCAAGCGCCCGACCGTCCGTGGTGTCGTGATGAACCCGGTCGACCACCCGCACGGTGGCGGCGAAGGCAAGACCTCCGGCGGCCGTCACCCGGTCAGCCCGTGGGGTAAGCCCGAAGGCCGTACCCGCAAGTCCAACAAGCCGAGCGACAAGCTCATCGTTCGTCGCCGGCGCACCGGCAAGAAGCACCGGTAG
- the rplC gene encoding 50S ribosomal protein L3, protein MARKSILGTKLGMTQVFDENNKVVPVTVVKAGPNVVTMIRTPERDGYSAVQLAYGEISPRKVNKPLTGQYAAAGVNPRRHIAEFRLDDEAAAAEYELGQELTAEIFADGAYVDVTGTSKGKGFAGTMKRHGFKGQGASHGAQAVHRRPGSIGGCATPGRVFKGTRMSGRMGSDRITTQNLLVHKVDAENGVLLIKGAIPGRNGGLVTVRSAIKRGEK, encoded by the coding sequence ATGGCTAGAAAGAGCATTCTGGGCACCAAGCTGGGCATGACGCAGGTGTTCGACGAGAACAACAAGGTCGTGCCGGTGACGGTCGTCAAGGCCGGGCCCAATGTCGTCACGATGATCCGTACGCCGGAACGCGACGGCTACAGCGCAGTGCAACTTGCGTACGGCGAAATCAGCCCGCGCAAGGTCAACAAGCCCCTGACGGGGCAGTACGCCGCCGCGGGTGTGAACCCGCGCCGTCACATCGCCGAGTTCCGGCTCGACGATGAAGCCGCTGCCGCGGAGTACGAGCTTGGTCAGGAGCTGACGGCGGAGATCTTCGCCGACGGCGCCTACGTCGACGTGACGGGGACCTCGAAGGGTAAGGGCTTCGCCGGCACCATGAAGCGTCACGGCTTCAAGGGTCAAGGCGCCAGCCACGGTGCGCAGGCAGTGCACCGCCGCCCGGGTTCCATCGGTGGCTGCGCAACTCCCGGCCGCGTGTTCAAGGGCACCCGCATGTCGGGCCGCATGGGCAGCGACCGCATCACTACGCAGAACCTGTTGGTGCACAAGGTCGATGCCGAAAACGGCGTGCTGCTGATCAAGGGTGCCATCCCCGGTCGCAACGGCGGACTGGTGACGGTGCGCAGTGCAATCAAGCGAGGCGAGAAGTAA
- the rplW gene encoding 50S ribosomal protein L23 produces the protein MATVTDPRDIILAPVISEKSYGLIEENVYTFVVHPNSNKTQIKIAIEKIFKVKVDSVNTLNRQGKRKRTRAGYGKRKDTKRAIVTLAAGSKPIDLFGAPA, from the coding sequence ATGGCGACCGTCACTGATCCACGCGACATCATCTTGGCTCCGGTGATCTCCGAGAAGTCCTACGGGCTCATCGAAGAGAACGTCTACACGTTCGTCGTGCACCCGAACTCGAACAAGACGCAGATCAAGATCGCGATCGAGAAGATCTTCAAGGTGAAGGTCGACTCGGTCAACACGCTCAACCGGCAGGGCAAGCGCAAGCGCACCCGCGCCGGCTATGGCAAGCGCAAGGACACCAAGCGCGCAATCGTCACGCTGGCCGCGGGCAGCAAGCCGATCGACCTGTTCGGAGCACCGGCCTAG
- the rplP gene encoding 50S ribosomal protein L16, with translation MLIPRKVKHRKQHHPRQRGIASGGTSVSFGDYGIQALEHAYITNRQIESARIAINRHIKRGGKVWINIFPDRPLTKKPAETRMGSGKGSPEWWVANVKPGRVLFELSYPDEKTAREALTRAIHKLPIKARIVTREEHF, from the coding sequence ATGTTGATTCCCCGCAAGGTCAAGCACCGCAAGCAACATCACCCGAGGCAACGTGGCATCGCCAGCGGTGGCACCTCGGTGAGCTTCGGTGACTACGGCATCCAGGCGCTGGAGCACGCGTATATCACCAACCGGCAAATCGAGTCCGCTCGTATTGCCATCAACCGGCACATCAAGCGTGGCGGCAAGGTCTGGATCAACATCTTCCCGGACCGCCCACTGACGAAGAAGCCTGCCGAAACCCGCATGGGTTCCGGTAAGGGTTCGCCGGAGTGGTGGGTGGCCAACGTCAAGCCGGGTCGTGTGCTCTTCGAGCTGAGCTATCCGGATGAGAAGACTGCACGCGAGGCGCTGACCCGCGCGATCCACAAGCTGCCGATCAAGGCACGCATCGTTACCCGAGAGGAGCACTTCTGA
- a CDS encoding TetR/AcrR family transcriptional regulator, with the protein MTASDPHASPGSTDPRPARSRARLLEAATALLRAGGPSAVTIDAVTRSANVARATLYRHFSSANDLLGAAFMSLLQPAPMPPPEGGLRDQLIAVVEGWTEAIAEVPAMLTALTWLASGPDAGDYSEVRQADSDAAGPLRARIIQLYSVPFDAIFDSPQAADEIEVPDRIQAIALLIGPLILGRLSTVADFDYRACAEAAVDGFLATHAK; encoded by the coding sequence GTGACCGCGTCCGATCCTCACGCGAGCCCGGGAAGCACGGACCCGCGGCCGGCCCGGTCCCGGGCTCGGCTGCTCGAGGCCGCGACCGCTCTCCTGCGCGCGGGCGGTCCCAGTGCGGTGACCATCGACGCGGTCACTCGTAGTGCCAACGTCGCGCGGGCCACGCTCTATCGGCATTTCTCCAGCGCCAACGATCTATTGGGCGCGGCCTTCATGAGCCTGCTGCAACCCGCGCCGATGCCGCCGCCCGAAGGTGGCCTGCGGGATCAGCTGATCGCGGTGGTGGAGGGCTGGACCGAGGCGATCGCCGAGGTTCCTGCGATGCTCACCGCATTGACATGGCTGGCCTCAGGACCCGACGCCGGTGACTATTCCGAAGTGCGCCAGGCCGATTCGGACGCTGCCGGTCCGCTGCGGGCGCGAATAATTCAGCTCTACTCCGTGCCCTTCGATGCCATCTTCGACAGCCCGCAGGCGGCGGATGAAATTGAGGTGCCAGACCGAATTCAGGCCATCGCGCTGCTGATCGGACCACTGATTCTCGGAAGGCTCAGCACCGTGGCCGATTTCGACTACCGTGCGTGCGCCGAGGCGGCCGTCGACGGCTTCCTGGCCACTCACGCCAAGTAG